Proteins from a single region of Deinococcus aquaedulcis:
- a CDS encoding alpha/beta hydrolase family protein, with amino-acid sequence MTRLTDRLRTVRKRRAFAWAALGYAAIVFAGALFGAEITLRSKTRWVKGVFVPVGRRGNEVYLPAGAETLSRGVVGVVPIRPNRGHAVLGGGKLAGTLVRRAVLQERGVLPNGALAWVSTFVYNGTPAQLGIAFEHTAVSTPLGDMPAWHIPPTGERPERSDTLVVVVHGHGGQRAQALRMLPALQRTGTGSLFVTFRNAYGAPRSQNGYLTLGDQEAEDVLAALDWARDHGYKRVILYGFSMGGNIVLSVLRDKHQPFPLPVLGVALDCPVLDWRATILWQGQRFGLPKFLARHVATFTQWVVTRRSGQDFDTVDQLRAAPKFTLPMILWHGTRDRTIPVSQADALAAARPDLIEYHRVEGAKHIRCWNIDPEKYDGQLEAFISRVLERQL; translated from the coding sequence ATGACTCGCCTGACCGACCGACTCCGCACCGTTCGCAAGCGCCGCGCCTTCGCGTGGGCGGCGCTGGGCTACGCCGCCATCGTCTTTGCCGGGGCGCTGTTCGGGGCGGAAATTACCCTGCGCAGCAAGACCCGCTGGGTCAAGGGTGTATTCGTGCCGGTGGGGCGGCGGGGCAACGAGGTGTATCTGCCGGCTGGCGCCGAGACCCTCTCGCGCGGGGTGGTGGGCGTGGTGCCCATCCGGCCCAACCGGGGGCACGCGGTGCTGGGGGGCGGCAAACTGGCCGGCACCCTCGTGCGGCGTGCTGTGCTGCAGGAGCGCGGCGTGCTGCCCAACGGCGCGCTGGCCTGGGTGTCCACCTTCGTGTACAACGGCACGCCTGCGCAACTGGGCATCGCATTTGAGCACACGGCCGTCTCCACGCCCCTGGGGGACATGCCCGCGTGGCACATTCCCCCCACGGGTGAGCGGCCGGAGCGGTCAGACACCCTGGTGGTTGTGGTGCACGGCCACGGTGGCCAGCGGGCCCAGGCCCTGCGCATGCTGCCTGCCCTGCAACGCACGGGTACGGGATCGCTGTTCGTCACCTTCCGCAATGCTTACGGCGCCCCCCGCTCGCAGAACGGCTACCTCACCCTGGGTGATCAGGAAGCCGAGGACGTGTTGGCGGCACTGGACTGGGCCCGGGACCACGGCTACAAACGCGTGATCCTGTACGGCTTTTCCATGGGCGGCAACATTGTGCTGAGCGTGCTGCGCGACAAGCACCAGCCCTTCCCATTGCCCGTTCTGGGCGTGGCTCTCGACTGCCCGGTGCTGGACTGGCGGGCGACCATTCTGTGGCAGGGGCAGCGTTTCGGCCTGCCGAAGTTCCTGGCGCGGCACGTCGCTACCTTTACTCAGTGGGTCGTGACCCGGCGCAGTGGCCAGGACTTCGACACGGTGGATCAGCTGCGTGCCGCGCCGAAGTTCACCCTGCCCATGATCCTGTGGCACGGCACCCGTGACCGCACCATTCCCGTCTCACAGGCTGACGCGCTGGCTGCCGCCCGCCCCGACCTGATCGAGTATCACCGGGTTGAAGGCGCCAAGCACATCCGCTGCTGGAACATCGACCCGGAAAAGTACGACGGGCAATTGGAGGCGTTTATTAGTCGCGTGCTAGAGCGCCAGTTGTGA
- a CDS encoding thiolase family protein: MRDAVIVSAVRTPVGRGVKGTLANTRPDDLAALVLNEAVKRAGVDAAVVEDVYLGCAIPEAEQGLNVARLAALRAGMPDSVGGVTVNRFCSSGLQTIAMAAAAIQTGQADIMLAGGVESMSMVPMSGHNPSPNLDLVDSRPGAYIGMGLTAENVAAKYGISREDQDAFALRSHQRAAAAQDAGKFDAEIVPVPVRVDKLKGTKMKSDTVSFDKDELIRRDANLADMAKVRPAFKATGSVSAANSSPFSDGAAAVLIMSGEKAQELGVKPLAKFLGFAVAGVEPELMGIGPVKAVPKVLAQTGLTLADIDLIELNEAFAAQSLAVARELGIDEDKMNVNGGAIALGHPLGCSGAKLTTTAIYELGRRGGGKALITMCIGGGMGAAGIIEVYPAEEGQTQAAD, encoded by the coding sequence ATGCGTGACGCTGTTATTGTTTCTGCTGTTCGTACGCCCGTTGGGCGCGGCGTGAAGGGCACGCTGGCCAACACCCGCCCCGACGATCTGGCCGCCCTTGTGCTCAACGAAGCGGTGAAGCGCGCCGGTGTGGACGCCGCCGTGGTGGAAGACGTGTACCTGGGCTGCGCTATCCCCGAAGCCGAGCAGGGCCTGAACGTGGCCCGTTTGGCGGCCCTGCGCGCTGGCATGCCCGACAGCGTAGGCGGCGTGACGGTCAACCGCTTCTGCTCCAGCGGCCTGCAGACCATCGCCATGGCGGCGGCGGCCATTCAGACCGGGCAGGCGGACATCATGCTGGCGGGCGGCGTGGAATCCATGAGCATGGTGCCCATGAGCGGCCACAACCCCAGCCCCAACCTGGACCTCGTGGACAGCCGCCCCGGCGCCTACATCGGCATGGGCCTGACCGCCGAGAATGTGGCCGCCAAATACGGCATTTCCCGCGAGGATCAGGACGCCTTTGCCCTGCGCAGCCACCAGCGCGCGGCGGCGGCCCAGGACGCCGGCAAATTCGACGCCGAGATTGTGCCGGTGCCGGTGCGCGTGGACAAGCTGAAGGGCACCAAGATGAAGTCCGACACGGTCAGCTTCGACAAGGACGAGCTGATTCGCCGCGACGCCAACCTCGCAGACATGGCCAAGGTGCGCCCGGCGTTCAAGGCCACGGGCTCGGTCAGTGCGGCCAACTCCAGCCCCTTCTCCGACGGCGCCGCCGCCGTGCTGATCATGAGCGGCGAAAAGGCACAGGAACTGGGCGTGAAGCCTTTGGCAAAGTTCCTGGGCTTCGCTGTGGCCGGCGTGGAACCCGAACTGATGGGCATTGGTCCGGTCAAGGCGGTGCCCAAGGTGCTGGCCCAGACCGGTCTGACCCTGGCCGACATTGACCTGATCGAACTGAACGAGGCCTTTGCGGCCCAAAGCCTCGCCGTGGCCCGCGAACTGGGCATTGACGAGGACAAGATGAACGTGAACGGCGGCGCCATCGCCCTGGGCCACCCCCTGGGCTGCAGCGGCGCCAAGCTGACCACCACGGCCATCTACGAACTGGGGCGCCGGGGCGGCGGCAAGGCCCTGATCACCATGTGCATCGGCGGTGGCATGGGCGCGGCCGGCATTATCGAGGTCTACCCCGCCGAAGAAGGGCAGACCCAGGCCGCCGACTGA